TAGTACGAATGTAAGTATTATTGTTGGTGATGTGAAGGTGTGGGTGATGGTGCATTTTCTCAAGAAAGAGCTGTCAAGTTGGAGATAGTAATCCAGCATACACTTTTCTTTTCAGATCAAGCCGTTGAGGTGGCCCAGCAGGGCAGATGGGAGGAAGTGggcgacaaggaggaggaggccgatgaGGAGGTGGAGCAGCAGGTAGAGAAAGCCGTGCAAGAGCTTTTCACCAAGGGGTCCAAAGCCCTTAAGGATGAGGACTTCGTCGGCGCTGAAGACTGCAAACGCAGGATCCTTGAGATCAGGTTAGGCTTCTTCCTTTCTACCTGGCACCTGCCACTCTTACTCCAAAGCCTAGCTGAAGCGTGCGTACATATGAATTGTTGGATACAATGTCCCAGTTAGTTTGTTTCTCTTATGGATTCATCTTAGTGTTTTGTATGTGATTAGTTGCTTTGCAATATTGGCTTATGTATTTTAGGAGATGAGTTTAGTTCGGTTAGAATGTTATACAGATCAGGTCAGGGTGGTTATGTAACTGTACTTGGGAGCTGACTTGGCCTTCTTATGTTATGATGTGTGAATCGTGATTAGTGTCAAACTGGAGTATCTCTGGATGTAAATATTTCATCAGACTGCAGCTTATTGTACGCTACTTGACACTTGCACTCCCATGATCTGTACAAGCACTAAGCTACTGTACTTACAAAATGCAATCAACATTGAACACAGTTAGTACCTTCTCCCTGGAATATTATGTGGGTCACTTCTGATTCCCATGCTCTACCTCGAATTATATTACCTTTAGTACCTTCTTACACCTTTGTTATCACACAGGGTGGCACATCATGGTAAACTTTCTCCAAAGTGTCGCAGTGCATATCACAATTATGGATGTGCTTTGCTACAGAAACCTCTACCAAATCAGGATTCAGTGAAGAGTACAACCACCCAAAGTAATACTGAAAGGGACATAGTAGAGGGTATGTCACATTCCCCATTTAGTCTTATACACTGAAAACATTGTTATTCTATACATTTAGTTGATAATGTTACTGATTATGATTTACGGCCTTGTCTCTTTATCTGTTCATACCTGCTGACGAAGTGCATTTCTTCCTCTCATGCTAAATGTAGCAAAACTTAGATGGAAAGATGATTCTGATTTTTCCAATAAAATATTTTTGGTCAGATTTGGATCTGGCCTGGAAAATGCTGCATGTTGCAAGGGCAATATCTGAGAAGAGTCCTGGCAGCACTACTGAGAAATATAAACTCTTTGCTGCTCTTGCTAGAGTTTCTGTGGAAAGAGGTAGCCTCAGTCATCTTAGTTACACCTGCATTTAATTTCTCAATGATCTCGATGCTTATGGCCTCACATTTTATTTGCAGGAGACATGAACTACTCACTGATTGCGTGCTTCAAAGCTTTGGCCAACATGGAGCATTTGCTTGAGCCTGACCATCGTCATATTATCAATCAGTATCCTTCTTTTGGCAGTAACAGTATAAATTGTCTGTCACATAGTAAAGCATCATAACTGTAACCCAATTTCTACAGTACTTGAATCCTCCTGCGTGTGTGTCTGGGGTGTTAGGGGTAGATCTTAGTTAACTTGAAACTTAGGTGGCTAAAGCCTGAGGGACtccttttcattgtatcatccatctaTGCTTTTTATTTGGTTTGCTGATTGAAATCTTGCACGGGTATCTCTACTTACCTGAAGACACATAGAAGTGTATATGTGGTGACTGGGTATCATCAACTTGGATCACCAAAGAATAATTCAGTTTGGTAatgcttgtttgggactaaaggctttgttgttgttgttgttgttgttgttgttgttgttgatgttgaTAATGCTGGTATGTTGCAGATTTTAGCTCTTCTTCCTTTTTCAGTTTCCTTAATTCAACCCAAGAAACCTACACATACGTTTTGCCTTCGAGTTGCAGTCCAAGACTGGAGATGCAAAGGCTATCTCATTGTGCATGTCACGTGtagaggacctgaaaaaggccaGTCAAGCTTTGTTGGCTGATAAAGGCGGAGATACATCTGCTACTGAAGTTGGCTCAGAAAATTCCCTTCCAGCCAAGGTTATAGAGTTTTTTACTAACAAAATACTGAGTACATTGGAGGAGAAGGTAAATAAGTTAGATTTCGTTTGTGTTTACCTGCTTGGTTCCTAGTCATGAACCGAGTACAGTAGTACTGTATGAAGAACTCATTCAGGacaatgacatctttgaaaaataaAATCAGCTTGAAGACCTGGAGCAAGCAATATCAACCCGAGTCTCAGAGGCAAGTGCTGGAGCTGACCTCGAGGCTGCAGGCTGGATCTGCAAACGAGCTAAGCTCAAGCAAACCTCTGTTGAAGATGATGGCAGCGACTGCTCATATGGCGACAGCTATGGCTCAGATGTTGACAGCGGCGGCTCATATGGCGACAGCTATGGCTCAGATGACGACAGCGACGGCTCAGATGGCGACAGCGGAGGCTCAGATGACGACAGCGACGGCTCAGATGGCGACAGCGGCGGCTCTGTTTCAGAGTAGAGTACTGTTCCGTTTACCCCTATTTGTTAGCCGCTTGTTCCTGGAGCCTTTTATCTTGCACTATGGTCCTGTTTTAGTTAGACGCAAACAGCCGCATGCCCTTTTTGTTCTGCTTAATGCAGACTATGCTCTTCATGTCCGCACGTATGACAGGTTTCATGAGTCAAATTCTATTTAGCTGAAGTCAAGTCCAATATTCCTGACATTGATCTACTGCTTGTCGGTCTGCATGTGACACTAGCACGTTCCTGGAAAAGCCTGTTGAAACATGATACTAGAATGCAGGTGCTAAAGATTTTTTGATGAGTATTTTTTTGAGATTAGACTTTGCACTTGCAGATCTTAAAGCCCTAACATCTTTACAAGCCTTAGAATCCAACAGCAGATTTGCCAATTTAGAGGAGTCAGTTGGTTTTGCCGCTGCTGGTAGTATGTCCTCCACTCATACACCCTGCTATTCCCCTCCTATAAAACCTGTAACAAAAAGTTCTCTCGATAACAGAATTCCTTCTTGCGATCTGATGCTTTTCAAGTATTCATTTACAGTCGCCAGCCATCTCCCTGTGAGATCCTGATTAATCTCAACTTGTGTGCGTGGTTCTTTTCTGATCGTGTTTTCATCGAATTGCCGTCGTCAGCAAAGAGACAGTAATCTAGTTATGGGCTGCTTGATGATGATACCAGGAAAATTTACAAATTCATCAATTTATCTGTTGGTGGATCTGGTTCTCTCAAGTGCTTCGTTGGCCATTTGAGGTCCAACTGGATTTTTTTTTTGCTGTTCTGGTTCAGATTAGCTTCAGCCTTTTGAGGTCCAACTGGAAAAATAAAAACTGAGCTGGCATTGCGTGTCACTACACTAGATTGCCCGCATACTGAAACTGCAGTAGCTCTGTTAGATTGTGAGAGTGATATCTGGAAGGATTTAACAAATATATGCATCACCTTATCTGCCGTAGTTGGCATCGTGCAGACCTGATGCTCTGAAGTGTTAATTTCAAATCAGAAGAAGACTGTATAATGGTCAAGTATGGTCCTTGTTGTCCATTATTTGACATGGTGACTTTGGTAAGTAACTGGAAGCTAGAGATGAAGATATTTGTTCAGGAATCTCACACTTAGCAATTCTAGGTACTAAGTACGTATCTATGGAAGCTGGAGCTTTCCCACTTCATCGCAAATTGCATTTACTCGTTGGAATGATATGTTGGACGGTACAACAACTGTTGGACAAATTGTCAAAAGAGAGCACCTTACATCTTGCGACACTTGGATATCTCTAGACGTCAAACACAACGTATGGAGCATACAGCTGAAGCAGTCTCGGCGTTGCTCTTCCTGAGCCCGTATCTCACCAAGTATTGCGGACTGAAACACACAATTGCAATCACTATCAGGAACGAAATCAAGACAATGCGGTCGAAAGGGGATAAAGGTCAACCATCACAGAGTGATTTATGTGCTAGTCACCGATGTTGATGACAGTGAAAAACTTGGTATCCAAGGAGTTGGCCTCTGCATGCTGCAGATCAGCAGATCCGAAGCAGAGGCCGCACATGTTCTCAACCCATGGAAAAAAGATTAGAGCAGAGCGGGGAGGCTGCGAGAGATGAGGGTTACCATGGAGGTGAGGGTGGAGACGCCGGCCATGAACGAGGTGGTGGTACCGTGGTAGCCCAACGGCGGCGGGCGAGGACGCCGTAGAGGGTGGCCACTCAGAGTGTCCAGAGCAAGGCAATCTCGAGCCAGAAGGTGCCGCGGAGTGTGATGTACAAAACTCTCTGCTCAAGGTCTAGTCTATAGCACGAATTCATGGATACAAGGTAGCTTGTAGGGTTTGGAATGGGAAATCAGAGAGGAGAGATACAActtggagaggaagaagaagtccGAAGAGAGACGCGAGGATTAGAGCATCTCTAGTGCAGATCCCGCAAACTGGACCATCGCATAATAACCGCCGGTTTGCGGGACAGAGCCCGTAAACCCGCCCCGAATAGATCCTCCAAATCCCGTTGTCCTGAATATTTTTTTTGTGGGATCCGAATCCGCGAGTCCATTTCCTCCATATCTACGGGATTTCATCCGATtttgccgcccccctttccttcggcGCAAACGCATTNNNNNNNNNNNNNNNNNNNNNNNNNNNNNNNNNNNNNNNNNNNNNNNNNNNNNNNNNNNNNNNNNNNNNNNNNNNNNNNNNNNNNNNNNNNNNNNNNNNNNNNNNNNNNNNNNNNNNNNNNNNNNNNNNNNNNNNNNNNNNNNNNNNNNNNNNNNNNNNNNNNNNNNNNNNNNNNNNNNNNNNNNNNNNNNNNNNNNNNNNNNNNNNNNNNNNNNNNNNNNNNNNNNNNNNNNNNNNNNNNNNNNNNNNNNNNNNNNNNNNNNNNNNNNNNNNNNNNNNNNNNNNNNNNNNNNNNNNNCTGTTCTTGCTGTCCCCGGCTGCCCCGCACCGCCCGAAAGCTCCGCCACCCCGCGCCGCATCCATTCCACCAAGTTTCACCGCGGGGGTGGTCATTTGTGTCCGGGGCGTGAGGCCCCCGCCGGCGCCATGGATCCGCCCCGAAGCTTGGTGCGCGGCCTTGTAGCACACAGATCCGGTTGGTTCCGACGCCAGTGAGCCTCGACATCAATGGGACTCGTCCGGGCATGTCGAAGGAAGGGGGCGACGGGCTTTGCTTCAGCCGGCGGGGGAGAAGAAAGGGGCCACGCGGCCTTGCTTCGGCCGGCTTCGGGCGAGGTATGTCCAACACCCGCGTGTTTGTGTTGGGCTGGGAGTAGATTCGGGTGAAATTCATGGGCGTTTTGTAGATGGATTGGAGTTCGTCCTCGTCGTCTTCGTCTGATGATTCAGACATAGAAGAGATGATCCTCGACGACGATGACGAGAATCTAGTGTTGTTGCATCTCGTGGACGAATTGGAGGCGGGGCCGAAGAAAAAGGGGTGCGGATCCATGGTCTGCCGACTATGCATTCCTTGCAACCGAGCTCTCGGTGACAAGATGCTCATGAAGGACTACTTCGCCGAGGTACCGACATATCTGGCGCATCTCTTTCGTAGGCAATATAGAATGCGTAGGTCACTTTTCATGCGCATCGTCGAGGCTTGCGAGCAAAATTGCCGATTTTTCACTCGACGTACAAATGCCGCAGGTTTGATTGGCTTCAGTGCATATAAAAATATATCGACGGTGATGATAGTGATTGCATATGGTGTTCTCGCTGACTATGCTGATGAATATCTTCGGATTGGAGaagatacctgatacgtctccaacgtatctacttttccaaactcttttgcccttgttttggactctaacttgcatgatttaaatggaactaacccggactgacgtcgttttcagcagaattgccatggtgttatttttgtgcaaaaataaaagttctcggaatgacctgaaacttcacggagtcacttttgggaattaataaaaaatactggcgaaagaataaacacaagggggcccacaccctagccacgagagtgggggcacccccctagggcgcgccccctgcctcgtggcccccctggagctccaccgacctcaactccaactccatatattcatgttctgggagaaaaaaaatcagagagaaggattcatcgcgtttaacgatacggagccaccgccaagcccaattcttactcgggagggctgatctggagtcgttcggagctctggagaggggaatctgtcgccatcgtcatcatcaaccattctccatcatcgatttcatgatgctcaccattgtgcgtgagtaatcccatcgtaggcttgctggacggtgatgggttggatgagatttaccatgtaattgagttagttttgttagggtttgctcCCTAGTATCCATTACTCCCCCCGTTCCTTTATATACGGTGTATTTATTTTTCATAAAATTtcagaatgtaaggtgcatttcttctaattcctcatAATTCCCTTGTAAGCCCTCTTGAAAAATGAAAAGTATCCCTCTCCTGATTGTCCGTATCTCTCCTTGCAGCAAAAGAAGGAAAGTATCTCTCTGTCGATTGCATGCATCTCTTACTTTACTGGACTAATTGGTTTACTTACCACTAATCAACAAATTTTCCAAGGGTAATTTAGTCCTAACATGTCTATAATTCcgtgccttggtcaccgtgccaAAAATAATACATCTTACAtaacagaacggagggagtatgttctaagattgatgttgctatgactttgccatgcttaatgcttgtcactagggaccgagtgccatgatttcagatctgaacctattatgctttcatgaatatatgagtgtact
Above is a window of Triticum dicoccoides isolate Atlit2015 ecotype Zavitan chromosome 5B, WEW_v2.0, whole genome shotgun sequence DNA encoding:
- the LOC119312184 gene encoding uncharacterized protein LOC119312184 — protein: MKTEEGVLGCASMEGSRLCLWSTETGPDGAVAWMESRVIDLHKLLPSNSFLHVIGFEDRAGVYYLTADYGVATVDLKSGQVNKMSIIHSNIVPYTSFYTPDQAVEVAQQGRWEEVGDKEEEADEEVEQQVEKAVQELFTKGSKALKDEDFVGAEDCKRRILEIRVAHHGKLSPKCRSAYHNYGCALLQKPLPNQDSVKSTTTQSNTERDIVEDLDLAWKMLHVARAISEKSPGSTTEKYKLFAALARVSVERGDMNYSLIACFKALANMEHLLEPDHRHIINQNLHIRFAFELQSKTGDAKAISLCMSRVEDLKKASQALLADKGGDTSATEVGSENSLPAKVIEFFTNKILSTLEEKLEDLEQAISTRVSEASAGADLEAAGWICKRAKLKQTSVEDDGSDCSYGDSYGSDVDSGGSYGDSYGSDDDSDGSDGDSGGSDDDSDGSDGDSGGSVSE